In the genome of Montipora foliosa isolate CH-2021 chromosome 3, ASM3666993v2, whole genome shotgun sequence, one region contains:
- the LOC137994350 gene encoding fatty-acid amide hydrolase 2-like — translation MVVTEAFLSFFSLVLKALGLVGILWEIRLRILEYFFGKRGVCIRAPTNHILSLPACVVSQKIKQRHLKCEETLKTFMDRIYQVNPLLNAVVGDRFEEAIAEAMYIDQVLDSDAAEFDEIKSSLLSKPLLGVPVTVKGSLACKGLSHSAGLVDRRDAIATEDATVVENLRKAGAIPIAVTNCSELCMWFETDNILYGRTNNPYDTSKMVGGSSGGEGSIISAAGSVCGVGSDVGGSVRLPAFFNGIFAHKPSPSIIPNDGHLPEASKGLKEYIVMGPMCRYADDLVPLLKAMAGPKAHELCLDEEVDLSIIKVYTIRESNFPFLTSPVDSELIKYQTKVCAFLRERFGATVEYANMESFRYSPLIWCAMILAGEKNKLTAQILRSKGKAAAPKPFLEILKYTLGYSKYHYTTMAAAGIQHLKDSLPDFSSKFVVMGTKLREQLQDLLGNDGILLYPSAPNTAVPHQKSSLAPLDFSFTSVFNVMNLPVTQCPLGLDRDGLPLGIQIVAGKNNDKLSIAVAKQLENEFGGWREWYPGKKADKKRL, via the exons ATGGTTGTTACTGAAGCGtttttgtcgtttttttctCTGGTTCTTAAGGCGTTAGGTTTGGTTGGAATTCTGTGGGAAATTCGTCTTCGAATTTTAGAATATTTCTTCGGAAAACGTGGGGTTTGCATTCGAGCGCCGACAAACCATATTTTAAGTTTACCTGCATGTGTTGTCTCTCAGAAGATAAAACAACGTCATTTAAAATGTGAGgaaactttgaaaacatttatGGACAGAATTTATCAAGTGAACCCGTTACTGAACGCTGTGGTTGGCGATCGGTTCGAGGAAGCCATAGCAGAAGCAATGTACATCGATCAAGTTCTCGATTCTGACGCGGCAGAGTTCGATGAGATAAAATCCTCTTTGTTAAGCAAACCTTTGTTGGGAGTTCCAGTAACCGTGAAAGGATCGCTCGCATGCAAGGGATTATCACATTCGGCTGGACTGGTGGATAGAAGAGATGCGATTGCCACCGAAGACGCCACAGTTGTGGAGAATCTCCGTAAAGCTGGCGCTATCCCTATCGCTGTTACAAACTGCAGCGAGTTGTGTATGTGGTTTGAGACTGACAATATTCTGTATGGAAGGACAAACAATCCATATGATACATCTAAGATGGTTGGAGGAAGTTCAGGTGGAGAAGGATCTATCATTTCCGCCGCTGGCTCCGTTTGTGGTGTTGGCTCTGATGTCG GAGGCAGTGTGCGACTTCCAGCGTTTTTCAACGGAATATTTGCACACAAACCCAGTCCCTCCATAATCCCCAATGACGGACATTTACCTGAAGCGTCTAAAGGATTAAAAGAGTACATTGTCATGGGACCAATGTGTAGGTACGCGGACGATCTTGTCCCTTTGCTAAAAGCCATGGCAGGCCCTAAGGCTCACGAACTTTGCTTGGATGAAGAAGTGGATCTGTCTATCATTAAAGTCTACACTATCCGCGAATcgaattttccatttttaactTCACCCGTCGATTCAGAACTGATAAAATATCAAACAAAAGTTTGCGCTTTTCTGAGGGAACGATTTGGTGCAACAGTCGAATACGCTAACATGGAATCATTTCGATACTCCCCACTTATTTGGTGTGCCATGATTCTCGCGGgggagaaaaacaaactcacaGCGCAGATTTTACGGAGCAAGGGCAAAGCAGCGGCCCCTAAACCGTTCTTGGAGATTTTGAAGTATACTTTGGGGTACTCAAAATATCATTACACCACTATGGCTGCGGCAGGAATACAACATCTCAAAGATTCGTTGCCTGACTTTTCATCAAAGTTTGTTGTGATGGGTACTAAACTGCGAGAGCAGCTTCAAGATCTGCTTGGTAATGATGGCATTCTGCTTTATCCTTCGGCTCCAAACACAGCAGTGCCACATCAGAAATCCTCTCTAGCGCCGTTAGATTTCAGCTTCACCTCTGTATTCAACGTCATGAATCTGCCAGTCACGCAGTGCCCTCTGGGTCTTGACAGAGACGGGCTACCGCTGGGCATACAGATCGTTGCAGGAAAAAACAATGACAAGCTGTCAATTGCGGTTGCTAAGCAACTTGAAAATGAGTTTGGAGGATGGAGAGAGTGGTACCCCGGGAAAAAGGCTGACAAGAAAAGACTGTGA
- the LOC137994351 gene encoding fatty-acid amide hydrolase 2-like yields the protein MDLCKESLPLFYFALKATESRVGFLWDNYFPVQSEKERMPFLKEKECVSKPADPILSLPGHVISQKIKEGELKCEETIKAFITRINEVNPLLNAVVGDRFEEAIAEARYIDQVLDSDEPESDEEKTILLSKPLLGVPVTVKASFACKGLPHSAGLVDRRNAIATEDAIVVKNLREAGAIPIAVTNCSELCMWFETDNVLYGRTNNPYDTSKMAGGSSGGEGSIISAAGSVCGVGSDLAGSIRIPALFNGIFGHKPSARVVPNEGHMPGGDSETVKDFLVVGPMCRYADDLVPMLKAMAGPKAYELGLDEKVDLSHLKVYTLHESHYPLLTSSLANSELMERQTQVCSFLEEHFGATVRDTRIESFQYSPFIWLAMLFHKNASSLSAQLQQNGKTTETIHPVVEIFKSFLGHSKYHWATMTMLGMASLHQSFPGALSKFVNIGTQMREEIQDLLGNDGVLLLPSYPHTARPHQRCLLAPMNFSFSGIFNVMNLPVTQCPLGLDRDGLPLGIQIVAGRNNDKLSLAVAKQLDCEFGGWRKWCPGKLSDQMTN from the exons ATGGATCTCTGCAAGGAAAGTTTACCCCTTTTTTACTTTGCATTAAAAGCAACAGAGTCGCGAGTTGGATTTCTGTGGGACAACTATTTTCCAGTTCAgtcagaaaaagaaagaatgcCTTTCCTAAAAGAGAAAGAATGCGTTTCCAAGCCGGCAGACCCAATTTTAAGTTTACCGGGACATGTCATCTCCCAGAAGATAAAGGAGGGCGAGCTAAAATGCGAGGAAACAATCAAAGCGTTTATCACCCGGATTAATGAAGTAAACCCGTTACTGAACGCTGTGGTTGGAGATCGGTTCGAGGAAGCCATAGCAGAAGCAAGGTACATTGATCAAGTACTCGATTCTGACGAGCCAGAATCCGATGAGGAAAAAACTATTTTGTTAAGCAAACCTTTGTTGGGAGTTCCAGTAACCGTGAAAGCATCGTTCGCATGCAAGGGATTACCACATTCAGCTGGACTGGTGGATAGAAGAAATGCGATTGCCACGGAAGACGCGATAGTTGTTAAGAATCTCCGTGAGGCTGGCGCTATCCCCATCGCCGTTACAAACTGCAGTGAGCTGTGTATGTGGTTTGAGACAGACAATGTCCTGTATGGAAGGACAAACAATCCATACGATACATCAAAGATGGCAGGGGGAAGTTCAGGTGGAGAAGGATCCATCATTTCCGCCGCTGGTTCCGTTTGTGGTGTTGGCTCTGACCTGG CTGGCAGTATACGCATTCCGGCACTTTTCAATGGAATATTTGGTCACAAACCCAGCGCTAGAGTTGTCCCCAATGAAGGACACATGCCAGGAGGTGATAGTGAGACCGTCAAGGATTTCCTTGTCGTCGGACCAATGTGTCGTTATGCCGACGATCTGGTTCCTATGCTTAAGGCCATGGCAGGCCCAAAAGCGTATGAACTGGGTTTGGATGAAAAAGTGGATCTGTCCCACCTAAAGGTCTACACTCTTCATGAATCACACTACCCTCTTCTCACTAGTTCACTTGCCAATTCAGAATTGATGGAACGCCAAACTCAAGTTTGTTCCTTCCTGGAAGAGCACTTTGGTGCTACAGTTCGAGATACTCGAATCGAATCGTTCCAATACTCTCCCTTTATTTGGCTCGCTATGTTGTTCCACAAGAACGCCAGTTCCCTCAGTGCACAGCTTCAGCAGAACGGTAAAACTACAGAAACAATACACCCAGTTGTGGAGATTTTTAAGTCTTTTCTGGGACACTCAAAGTATCACTGGGCTACCATGACCATGCTTGGAATGGCGTCCCTTCACCAGTCCTTTCCGGGCGCAttgtcaaagtttgtcaatatAGGCACCCAGATGCGTGAAGAGATTCAGGATCTTCTTGGCAATGACGGCGTCTTGCTTTTGCCCTCATACCCGCATACAGCGCGGCCACATCAGAGATGTCTTCTTGCTCCAATGAACTTTAGTTTCTCCGGGATCTTTAACGTCATGAATCTGCCAGTTACGCAGTGCCCCTTGGGTCTTGACAGAGACGGACTTCCGCTTGGCATACAGATCGTTGCCGGAAGAAATAACGACAAGCTGTCACTTGCAGTTGCTAAGCAACTTGATTGCGAGTTTGGTGGATGGAGGAAGTGGTGCCCGGGTAAATTGTCCGACCAGATGACAAACTAG